In the genome of Cutibacterium equinum, one region contains:
- the nagA gene encoding N-acetylglucosamine-6-phosphate deacetylase, with protein sequence MISRIASHHVVARDGSDSPATITVEAGRITKVSEGIDAQAELVDEWILPGYVDTHCHGGAGADFTDPDHSAALRAVAHHRSQGSTTLFASTVTAAIDDVVDQIGRLRQLVDADEIAGIHLEGPFLAESRKGAHAVELLCDPDPVSVDRLIQAGGPALKMVTIAPEREHGLEAVATFSKAGVHAAIGHTECDNTTASAAVDAGSDVITHLFNAMPSIHHRNPGPVPPMLTDPRVVCELICDGVHLAPDVIRMAIAAAGPQRIALVTDAMSATGQPDGDYILGSLPVKVVDGRARLLSADGSLGAIAGSTLTMGRAVEFVTSVVGLPLGQVAVMAATTPAKLHGLDEVGVLEEGHWADMCLTDQKGHLVRVIRRGESV encoded by the coding sequence ATGATCAGCCGTATCGCTTCGCACCACGTCGTCGCCCGGGACGGAAGTGACTCACCGGCAACGATCACCGTCGAAGCCGGACGCATCACCAAGGTCAGTGAGGGCATCGATGCTCAGGCCGAGCTCGTCGACGAGTGGATCCTGCCTGGATACGTCGACACCCACTGTCACGGCGGCGCCGGTGCCGACTTTACCGACCCCGACCACTCCGCCGCCCTGCGAGCCGTCGCCCACCACCGTAGCCAGGGCTCGACGACCCTCTTCGCATCCACGGTGACCGCCGCCATTGACGACGTCGTCGACCAGATCGGACGACTCCGTCAGCTCGTCGACGCCGACGAGATCGCCGGCATCCACCTCGAGGGCCCCTTCCTCGCCGAGTCGCGCAAGGGTGCTCACGCCGTCGAGTTGTTGTGCGATCCCGATCCGGTGTCGGTGGATCGGCTCATCCAGGCGGGTGGGCCGGCTCTCAAGATGGTGACGATTGCTCCCGAACGTGAGCACGGTCTGGAGGCCGTCGCGACCTTCAGCAAAGCGGGAGTACACGCGGCCATCGGTCACACCGAGTGCGACAACACCACGGCCAGCGCTGCCGTCGATGCCGGATCCGACGTCATCACCCACCTGTTCAATGCGATGCCGTCCATCCATCACCGCAATCCCGGCCCGGTCCCGCCGATGCTCACCGACCCACGTGTGGTCTGTGAGCTCATTTGTGACGGCGTGCACCTGGCCCCAGACGTCATCCGGATGGCCATCGCGGCTGCTGGGCCGCAGCGCATCGCCCTGGTCACCGACGCCATGAGCGCCACAGGCCAGCCCGACGGCGATTACATTCTGGGCAGCTTGCCGGTGAAGGTCGTTGACGGCCGCGCACGGCTGCTGAGCGCTGACGGTTCTCTGGGAGCGATCGCAGGATCGACGTTGACGATGGGTCGCGCTGTCGAGTTCGTCACCTCGGTCGTGGGGCTGCCGCTGGGTCAGGTTGCCGTCATGGCGGCCACCACACCGGCCAAGCTTCACGGGTTGGACGAGGTTGGCGTCCTGGAAGAGGGGCACTGGGCTGACATGTGTCTCACTGACCAGAAGGGTCATCTGGTCCGCGTCATTCGTCGCGGCGAGTCTGTCTGA
- a CDS encoding metal-dependent transcriptional regulator, which produces MYLRTLYELLEEGVELRRARIVERLHQSGPTVSQTVARMERDGLVVVESDRSISLTQEGHDVAESVMRKHRLAECLLTEVIGLRPDMVHDEACRWEHVISGEVEKRLTEILDSPDVSPFGCPLPPEPAGRRPDDSARFRNDSKPLAEIIAEVGCPVSVTVTRLSEFFQATEGNLTDIYAAGLLPGKSIEVEDDADGIRLTGPQGTVVVDPEVLSGLFVVLNS; this is translated from the coding sequence ATGTATCTGAGGACTCTCTACGAGCTGCTTGAGGAAGGTGTCGAACTGCGCCGGGCCCGTATCGTCGAGCGACTGCACCAGTCGGGTCCCACCGTCTCCCAGACGGTGGCTCGTATGGAGCGTGACGGTCTCGTGGTCGTCGAGTCCGACCGCTCGATCTCGTTGACTCAGGAAGGTCACGACGTGGCCGAGTCCGTGATGCGCAAGCATCGTCTGGCCGAGTGCCTGCTCACCGAGGTCATCGGTCTTCGCCCCGACATGGTCCATGACGAGGCGTGCCGCTGGGAGCACGTCATTTCTGGTGAGGTTGAGAAGCGCCTCACCGAGATCTTGGACAGCCCTGATGTCTCCCCGTTCGGTTGCCCCCTTCCTCCCGAGCCGGCCGGACGTCGTCCCGACGATTCCGCCCGTTTCCGCAACGACTCCAAGCCTCTCGCTGAGATCATCGCCGAGGTTGGCTGCCCGGTCAGCGTCACCGTCACCCGGTTGTCGGAGTTCTTCCAGGCCACGGAAGGTAATCTCACCGACATCTACGCCGCCGGCTTGTTGCCGGGCAAGAGCATCGAGGTCGAGGATGATGCTGACGGTATCCGTCTGACCGGTCCTCAGGGTACGGTCGTCGTCGATCCGGAGGTTCTTTCTGGCCTGTTCGTCGTCCTGAACTCCTGA
- the trxA gene encoding thioredoxin — MTGRYNVATVALTKDNFSSTIDSNDAVLIDFWASWCGPCQRFSPIYEDASERHTDVTFAKVDTEDQQELSAGLEITSIPTIMAFRAGYLVFRQAGLLQGRQLDELIEKVKEIDVEDLKAQAEAQKQG; from the coding sequence ATTACCGGGAGGTACAACGTGGCTACCGTCGCATTGACCAAGGACAACTTCTCCTCGACCATCGATTCCAACGATGCCGTCCTCATCGACTTCTGGGCATCTTGGTGCGGACCGTGCCAGCGCTTCTCGCCCATTTACGAGGACGCCAGTGAGCGTCACACTGATGTGACCTTCGCCAAGGTCGACACCGAGGACCAGCAGGAGCTGTCCGCCGGTCTGGAGATCACCTCCATCCCGACGATCATGGCCTTCCGTGCCGGCTACCTCGTCTTCCGTCAGGCCGGCCTGTTGCAGGGCCGTCAGCTCGACGAGCTCATCGAGAAGGTCAAGGAGATCGACGTCGAGGATCTCAAGGCGCAGGCTGAGGCCCAGAAGCAGGGCTGA
- a CDS encoding MFS transporter: protein MASRTEVAELVETTRSAGPKRRIGVVAAVATLGSLLFGYDTGVISGALPFMYLPHGAGGLALTVGHEGAIGGTLTLGAAFGGLIGGMMSDRWGRRHNLLTLAVLFIIGALGTAAAPSVWVMYPFRVVLGFAVGAASATVPVYLSETSPKRMRGRIVALDQFMIVFGQLLAFSVNAAISAAHGGPSLTVTADPSGRLAPGTYSWDELQAMTTSHGGTMSDDAFHTFLVQLSVSAGSGGAWRWMLVVCTLPAVALWIGMRRMPESARWHLSHGQLREAIACLKQVREEGVDEPLVDEITEMVELNGEGGRLTHRQQWAAVMGSSWTRRLLLVGIFLAVVNQTTGVNTVMYYAPKVLEFAGMSAQASIIAQVANGVMSVIGAGAGLWLIEQFDRRHLLIFDVTAVGVCLLGIAATFRFAIAPHVGKGVPTWAPILVLVLMGLFMLIVQSTNGTVVWTMLGEMFPTRMRGAMNGAAVFCGWLANATITWTFPAMLAGLGGAGTYLTYGVANLVIAVVLAKVMPETRGRSLEEIEVEMKRRYA, encoded by the coding sequence GTGGCATCGAGAACCGAGGTCGCCGAACTCGTCGAAACGACGCGATCGGCAGGTCCGAAACGCCGTATCGGTGTGGTGGCGGCGGTCGCCACTTTGGGCTCACTGCTCTTCGGTTATGACACTGGAGTCATTTCTGGCGCCCTGCCTTTCATGTACCTGCCGCATGGTGCGGGCGGTTTGGCCCTGACGGTGGGCCATGAGGGCGCCATCGGAGGAACACTGACCCTTGGGGCGGCCTTTGGTGGGCTCATCGGCGGCATGATGAGTGATCGGTGGGGGCGCCGTCACAACCTTCTCACCCTCGCGGTGTTGTTCATCATCGGTGCCCTCGGCACGGCGGCCGCTCCCAGCGTGTGGGTGATGTATCCCTTCCGGGTGGTGCTCGGCTTCGCAGTGGGCGCGGCCTCGGCAACGGTGCCGGTCTATCTGTCGGAGACCTCGCCGAAGCGGATGCGTGGTCGTATTGTCGCTCTTGACCAATTCATGATCGTCTTCGGTCAGTTGCTGGCATTCTCCGTCAACGCTGCCATTTCTGCGGCTCACGGTGGCCCGAGCTTGACGGTGACGGCAGATCCATCCGGGCGGCTGGCCCCCGGTACCTACTCCTGGGACGAGTTGCAGGCCATGACGACGTCCCACGGCGGGACGATGAGCGACGATGCCTTCCACACTTTCCTCGTCCAATTATCGGTTTCTGCGGGATCTGGCGGGGCCTGGCGCTGGATGCTCGTGGTGTGCACCCTGCCGGCCGTCGCCCTGTGGATCGGCATGAGGAGAATGCCGGAGTCGGCCCGCTGGCACCTCAGCCACGGTCAGCTTCGCGAGGCCATCGCCTGCCTCAAGCAGGTCCGCGAGGAGGGAGTCGACGAACCCCTCGTCGACGAGATCACCGAGATGGTCGAGCTCAACGGCGAGGGCGGCAGACTCACCCATCGTCAGCAGTGGGCCGCCGTCATGGGATCGAGCTGGACCCGACGTTTGCTGCTGGTGGGCATCTTCCTGGCTGTGGTCAACCAGACCACCGGCGTCAACACCGTCATGTACTACGCGCCGAAGGTGTTGGAGTTCGCCGGTATGAGCGCCCAGGCCTCAATCATCGCCCAGGTGGCCAACGGTGTCATGTCGGTCATCGGTGCTGGTGCTGGACTGTGGCTCATCGAGCAGTTCGATCGGCGTCACCTGCTGATCTTCGACGTCACCGCCGTCGGTGTGTGTCTGCTCGGCATTGCCGCCACCTTCAGATTCGCGATCGCTCCCCACGTGGGCAAAGGTGTGCCGACGTGGGCACCGATCCTCGTGCTCGTTCTCATGGGCTTGTTCATGCTCATCGTGCAGTCCACCAACGGCACGGTGGTGTGGACCATGCTCGGCGAGATGTTCCCGACGCGGATGCGTGGAGCCATGAACGGGGCTGCGGTCTTCTGTGGCTGGTTGGCAAATGCAACGATTACCTGGACCTTCCCGGCCATGTTGGCGGGGTTGGGGGGCGCCGGAACCTACCTCACCTACGGCGTCGCCAACCTCGTCATCGCAGTTGTCCTGGCCAAGGTGATGCCGGAGACGAGGGGACGCTCGTTGGAAGAGATCGAGGTCGAGATGAAGCGGCGTTACGCCTGA
- a CDS encoding UTP--glucose-1-phosphate uridylyltransferase, with protein MSEEGLEAARQKMSKAGVDPVAIDVFTSYYHQLETGDTGLIREDTISPLTDPPMLDDVEVSDEQGAEALDKTVIIKLNGGLGTSMGLDRAKSLLEVRDGKSFLDIIATQVLSARRQFGARLPLVFMNSFNTREDTLKALEKYPDLAVEGLDLDFLQNQEPKLDAETLAPVEWDKDPSLEWCPPGHGDLYTALLGSGVLDKLLEAGFTYASVSNGDNLGAVPDARLAGWFAASGAPYAAELCRRTINDKKGGHLAIRKSDGQLILRDTAQTAAEEMEYFTDENRHPYFHTNNLWFDLEALKKVLDERHGVMGLQLIRNEKTVDPKDSSSTPVIQIESAMGGAIEVFEGATCICVDRSRFLPVKTTNELLLLRSDVYDLDESAHLVKMTDDTCAVDLDKKFYKKVGDFTDRIPEPPSLRKATSLTVKGDWTFGAGVVVESDATLSTQKPQTIPDGTVLTGEITGQK; from the coding sequence ATGAGCGAAGAAGGACTTGAGGCCGCACGCCAGAAGATGAGCAAGGCAGGTGTCGACCCCGTTGCCATCGATGTCTTCACCTCTTACTACCACCAGCTCGAGACTGGTGACACCGGACTCATCCGCGAGGACACCATCTCCCCGCTGACCGATCCGCCGATGCTCGACGACGTCGAGGTCAGCGATGAGCAGGGCGCCGAGGCCCTCGACAAGACCGTCATCATCAAGCTCAACGGTGGCTTGGGAACCTCGATGGGTCTGGACCGCGCGAAGTCCCTGCTCGAGGTGCGCGACGGTAAGTCCTTCCTCGACATCATCGCCACCCAGGTGTTGTCGGCTCGCAGGCAATTTGGTGCCCGTCTGCCGTTGGTGTTCATGAACTCCTTCAACACCCGTGAGGACACCCTCAAGGCCCTCGAGAAGTACCCGGACCTGGCCGTCGAGGGATTGGATCTGGACTTCCTGCAGAACCAGGAGCCCAAGCTCGACGCCGAGACCCTCGCCCCGGTCGAGTGGGACAAGGACCCCTCCTTGGAGTGGTGCCCGCCGGGCCATGGTGACCTCTACACCGCGCTGCTGGGATCCGGTGTGCTCGACAAGCTGTTGGAGGCTGGGTTCACCTACGCGTCGGTGTCCAACGGGGACAACCTCGGAGCGGTCCCCGACGCTCGCCTGGCTGGGTGGTTCGCTGCGTCGGGAGCTCCCTACGCCGCCGAGTTGTGCCGTCGCACCATCAACGACAAGAAGGGTGGCCATCTGGCCATCCGCAAGTCTGACGGCCAGCTCATCCTGCGCGACACCGCCCAGACTGCTGCCGAGGAGATGGAGTACTTCACCGACGAGAACCGTCACCCCTACTTCCACACCAACAACCTGTGGTTCGACCTGGAGGCCCTCAAGAAGGTTCTTGACGAACGCCACGGGGTGATGGGGTTGCAGCTCATCCGCAACGAGAAGACCGTCGACCCGAAGGATTCCTCCTCGACCCCGGTCATTCAGATCGAGTCGGCCATGGGTGGTGCCATTGAGGTCTTCGAGGGTGCCACCTGCATCTGCGTGGACCGTTCCCGGTTCCTGCCGGTCAAGACGACCAATGAACTCTTGCTGCTGCGTTCTGACGTCTACGACCTCGACGAGTCCGCTCACCTGGTCAAGATGACCGACGACACCTGCGCCGTCGATCTTGACAAGAAGTTCTACAAGAAGGTCGGCGATTTCACGGACCGTATTCCCGAACCGCCCTCCCTGCGCAAGGCCACCTCGTTGACGGTCAAGGGAGACTGGACCTTCGGGGCTGGGGTTGTCGTCGAGTCGGATGCCACTCTCAGCACGCAGAAGCCGCAGACGATCCCCGACGGCACCGTGCTCACCGGCGAGATCACCGGCCAGAAGTGA
- the mscL gene encoding large conductance mechanosensitive channel protein MscL, which produces MKGFKDFLMRGNLIELAVAFILGGAFATVIKSFTTVIMDLLGKIGGTPNFSGWVPGGVHVGAFLTDLIAFVVMAFVIYFGLIKPVELASKKLKHPEEESVAAPTTDELLIEIRDELRSRPVQ; this is translated from the coding sequence GTGAAGGGATTCAAGGACTTCCTGATGCGCGGCAACCTCATTGAGCTCGCCGTGGCCTTCATTCTTGGCGGCGCGTTCGCCACCGTCATCAAGTCGTTCACCACCGTCATCATGGACCTGCTCGGCAAGATCGGCGGCACCCCGAACTTCTCCGGCTGGGTCCCGGGCGGGGTTCACGTCGGCGCCTTCCTCACCGACCTTATCGCTTTCGTCGTGATGGCCTTCGTCATCTACTTCGGACTCATCAAGCCCGTGGAGCTCGCTTCCAAGAAGCTCAAGCACCCGGAGGAGGAGTCGGTGGCTGCCCCGACCACCGACGAGCTGCTCATCGAGATCCGCGACGAGCTGCGTTCCCGTCCGGTTCAGTGA
- a CDS encoding SAF domain-containing protein, with product MATTSSGREVIVAAHPIEGGHTIGRSDLRIVRMDPAVLPHETATLTQVEGRQASARIPEGTILTTSSVLSGSSVGAGKALVGIHLADSSMVAMLHVGQRVSVVSPGEDGTPHLLTRGAIIRSLPTSGGGLVQGSPSTELVVVSTGSADAAAIAVAGQGQPLGLVVE from the coding sequence ATAGCAACAACCTCCTCTGGCCGCGAGGTCATTGTTGCTGCCCATCCCATCGAGGGCGGACACACCATTGGGCGTTCTGACCTACGCATCGTCCGCATGGACCCTGCCGTCCTCCCCCATGAGACCGCGACTCTTACTCAAGTGGAAGGGCGCCAGGCGTCGGCTCGCATCCCTGAGGGGACGATCTTGACGACCTCATCCGTGTTGTCGGGGTCCAGCGTCGGAGCCGGGAAGGCTTTGGTGGGGATCCATCTTGCCGACTCATCCATGGTCGCCATGTTGCACGTAGGTCAGCGCGTATCCGTCGTCTCCCCCGGCGAGGACGGGACGCCGCACCTTCTCACCCGTGGCGCCATCATCCGAAGCCTGCCCACCAGCGGTGGCGGACTCGTGCAAGGCTCCCCATCAACAGAACTGGTCGTGGTGTCCACCGGGTCAGCCGATGCCGCAGCAATCGCCGTCGCTGGCCAAGGACAACCCTTGGGACTGGTCGTGGAGTGA
- a CDS encoding FmdB family zinc ribbon protein, whose product MPTYQYRCNDCGRDLEVVQKFSDPALTICPTCEGTLRKVFSAVGVVFKGSGFYSTDNHTKGASKAATAESSSSSDSSSTTSEPALSGSSSSSPSTTKTSDSAS is encoded by the coding sequence ATGCCCACCTACCAATACCGATGCAACGACTGCGGCCGTGACCTCGAGGTCGTCCAGAAGTTCAGCGACCCCGCACTGACCATCTGCCCCACCTGTGAGGGCACGTTGCGTAAAGTCTTCAGTGCGGTGGGAGTGGTCTTCAAGGGGTCGGGCTTCTACTCCACCGACAACCACACGAAGGGGGCTTCCAAGGCGGCGACCGCCGAGAGTTCGTCCTCCTCTGATTCCTCCTCGACGACGTCCGAGCCGGCGCTGTCCGGGTCCTCCTCGTCCTCACCCTCGACGACGAAAACCTCTGACAGCGCATCCTGA
- a CDS encoding 5-formyltetrahydrofolate cyclo-ligase has protein sequence MSRDDRRTEHAMSRLLWAHKVALYLSRGDEPDTVTLADTLVMMGKRVLAPVLTDGHGHGLHEPAWAWYDSKNVRPGLWQIPEPIAPALPASAITEAEVVLCSALLVDRAGYRVGVGGGWYDRVLTQRTPGVPVWAVVNDDEIVDEVPHDPWDEPVTAALTPTGLHLLGQ, from the coding sequence ATGAGCAGGGACGACCGACGCACCGAGCACGCCATGAGCCGGCTGCTGTGGGCCCACAAGGTCGCCCTCTACCTGTCTCGCGGGGACGAACCGGACACCGTGACGCTGGCAGACACTCTCGTCATGATGGGCAAGCGCGTCCTTGCCCCAGTACTGACCGACGGCCATGGCCACGGCCTGCACGAACCGGCGTGGGCGTGGTACGACAGCAAGAACGTGCGTCCTGGTCTGTGGCAGATCCCCGAGCCGATCGCCCCGGCGCTGCCTGCCTCAGCCATCACCGAGGCCGAGGTCGTGCTGTGTTCGGCCTTGCTGGTCGACCGGGCGGGTTACCGGGTCGGCGTGGGAGGCGGCTGGTACGACCGCGTCCTCACCCAGCGAACCCCTGGGGTTCCGGTGTGGGCTGTGGTCAATGATGATGAGATCGTCGACGAGGTTCCCCACGATCCATGGGACGAGCCGGTCACCGCTGCCCTGACCCCCACCGGATTGCACCTCCTGGGCCAGTGA
- a CDS encoding MoeA family protein, which produces MALFHRKKQIDAPEPEEEPLRLPGAPETDMSGRRSIGDHRDYLCSLVQAVSPVAMELPRAVGLAVCEDIHAPHDVPVVTTAAIDGYALDSASTKLAGRPGAVEIQVDRRPPTPVTPGTAVRVMAGSLLPEGTDCVLPLDLLDVDGEIVLFSPVKRWVGARLAGSDYGAGEVLVRNGTILHPGIISMLALAGIDEVFVRPRPKVVIVALRADESQREEVEKRARANGAQEVGSLGATAAAIESATRALDVDVTVISTTTSNEAEVTRLLSNAGRGADLVLATSDRMVAGQQDAVSSVLPHMGGSDFARVAMEPGANQGFALLDPSLVPLVVLPAGPGPALISFMAFVQPLLRKLSGLPPTDELKAETDRPIARHPDSTTFVPVRLARVGGRPVLSRAGMGDVTHAVDLSMADAIAVIGAGDEPVPTGMPLVCWRLR; this is translated from the coding sequence ATGGCCTTGTTCCACAGGAAGAAGCAGATTGACGCCCCGGAGCCCGAGGAGGAACCGCTCCGTCTGCCGGGAGCGCCCGAGACGGACATGTCCGGGCGTCGCTCCATCGGCGATCATCGCGACTACCTGTGCAGCCTGGTGCAAGCGGTGTCCCCGGTCGCCATGGAGTTGCCGCGAGCGGTGGGGCTGGCGGTGTGCGAGGACATCCACGCACCCCATGATGTCCCGGTGGTGACGACTGCCGCCATTGATGGTTATGCCCTCGATTCTGCGTCGACCAAGTTGGCAGGTCGTCCTGGTGCCGTGGAGATCCAGGTCGATCGTCGTCCTCCCACTCCCGTGACTCCGGGTACTGCTGTGCGCGTCATGGCCGGTTCGTTGTTGCCCGAGGGCACCGACTGTGTGCTGCCTCTGGACCTGCTCGACGTCGACGGTGAGATCGTGTTGTTCTCCCCTGTCAAGAGGTGGGTTGGGGCTCGCCTGGCGGGTTCGGACTACGGAGCCGGTGAGGTTCTCGTGCGCAATGGGACGATCCTGCATCCGGGGATCATCTCGATGTTGGCCTTGGCTGGCATCGACGAGGTGTTCGTCCGGCCGCGTCCCAAGGTCGTCATCGTCGCTCTGCGAGCTGATGAGAGCCAGCGTGAGGAGGTCGAGAAACGAGCCCGGGCCAATGGTGCCCAGGAGGTTGGCTCTCTTGGAGCAACCGCGGCAGCCATCGAATCGGCCACCCGAGCCCTCGACGTCGACGTCACCGTCATCTCCACCACCACCTCGAACGAGGCTGAGGTGACGCGGCTGCTGTCCAATGCCGGACGCGGGGCTGATCTGGTCCTGGCCACCAGCGATCGTATGGTTGCCGGTCAGCAGGATGCCGTCTCGTCGGTACTGCCGCACATGGGAGGTAGTGACTTCGCCAGGGTGGCGATGGAGCCGGGAGCCAATCAGGGATTCGCTCTCCTCGACCCAAGCCTGGTGCCCCTGGTCGTCCTGCCGGCAGGTCCTGGGCCGGCCCTCATCTCGTTCATGGCGTTCGTGCAACCTTTGCTGCGCAAGCTGTCAGGACTGCCGCCAACTGACGAGCTCAAGGCCGAGACGGATCGGCCGATCGCCCGCCACCCGGACTCCACCACCTTCGTTCCGGTGCGCCTGGCTCGAGTCGGGGGCCGCCCGGTGCTGTCTCGGGCCGGGATGGGGGACGTCACGCACGCCGTTGACCTGTCGATGGCCGATGCCATTGCCGTGATTGGAGCAGGCGACGAGCCCGTCCCCACTGGTATGCCGCTGGTGTGCTGGCGGTTGAGGTGA
- a CDS encoding GNAT family N-acetyltransferase, producing MQAGGVVLRPLRRADEVRWTTTRRRDWDWLGPWEATRPPGSPEHVGGYLSMISRNRKRAKEGSSLPWAISWDDAWPERRAINRATTPLIGQLTVSSISLGSAMSCSMGYWVASSHAGKGVAPTAVALACDYVFQVMGLHRVEICVRPENAKSLRVVDKLGMAEEGMRPAYLHIDGQWRDHRVFRLLADDHPDGVLRHYLANHVLPGSPIGADED from the coding sequence CTGCAGGCCGGCGGGGTGGTGTTGCGCCCGCTACGGCGAGCCGACGAGGTGAGGTGGACCACGACACGCCGCCGCGACTGGGATTGGCTTGGCCCGTGGGAGGCGACGAGACCACCGGGATCCCCGGAGCATGTCGGTGGGTATCTCTCGATGATTTCCAGGAATCGCAAGCGTGCCAAGGAAGGCAGCAGCTTGCCGTGGGCGATCAGTTGGGACGACGCATGGCCTGAACGTAGGGCGATCAACCGTGCCACGACCCCGCTCATTGGCCAGCTGACGGTGTCGTCAATTTCCCTGGGATCGGCCATGTCATGCTCGATGGGTTACTGGGTGGCTTCTTCCCATGCCGGCAAAGGGGTTGCGCCGACGGCGGTGGCCTTGGCCTGCGACTACGTCTTCCAGGTGATGGGGCTGCATCGAGTCGAAATTTGCGTGCGTCCCGAAAATGCCAAGAGCCTGCGCGTGGTAGACAAACTCGGTATGGCTGAGGAGGGGATGAGGCCGGCCTACCTGCACATTGACGGTCAATGGCGAGACCACCGAGTATTTCGTCTGCTGGCCGATGACCACCCCGATGGTGTCCTGCGTCACTACCTTGCCAACCACGTCCTGCCGGGGTCGCCGATAGGGGCGGACGAGGACTGA